One Pseudomonas syringae CC1557 genomic window, GTAGGTCAGGCGCGTGCCGCCGTCGAACTGGTGATATTCCAGCTGGGTCAGAACCCTGAACCCCTGAGCGTTGCCTTCGAAATTGAGGAAGTCGTTGCGCTCGGTCTCGCTCATCGCATCCAGCCAGCCGCGCCCGGCAGCCTGATTGAACCAGTTGCGGATCGCGTCTTCGCCCGAATGACCAAATGGCGGGTTGCCAATGTCATGGGCCAGGCAGGCAGATTGCACCACCATGCCCAGATCGCTGGGGTCGCACCAGTCGGGCAGGGCAGAGCGCAGGGTTTCACCCACACGCATGCCCAGCGAGCGGCCTACGCAGCTGACTTCAAGCGAGTGGGTCAGGCGCGTATGAATATGATCGTTGCTGGTCACCGGATGGACCTGGGTCTTGCGCCCCAGACGGCGAAAGGCGCCGGAAAAGATGATCCGGTCGTGGTCCTTGTGGAACGGGCTGCGCCCCAGTTCTTCGGGACTGTGCAGGGTTTTGCCAAGTCGTTCGCGGTTAAGCAGGGTCTGCCAATCCAAGGCGGTCACTCCGTTAAAAGTCGTTGCCTAGCTTCCCGGTTCGACACGCTGGCCGCAAGGGCTTCAGGCGGTACGCACAGAAACAGGCCTCATGAAAAAGCAAATGCCCGCCCCGGGGTTCCGGGGCAGGCATGTACGTTCAAGCTTGATTCACACAAATAGCCGCAGCGATCAAAGTCTTCTGTTGCGATTCTGTATGGCACGACTTTGCATGGCCACCTTGATCAGCGGCGTCAACGTAATGCCCAGTTTCAGCAGGCGACCCAGCAGGCTGGTGCGCCCGGTCTTGGCACGCTTGCCGCTCAGAAAGCCGAGCAGTGCGACCGACCCCACCCCCCAGAGCGGCGCGTGACGGAAGCCAAGCGCGCTTTTCCAGTCGTGGCGAATACCCCGAAAGCGTTGCAGCGGCTGCAACAGTTGCGTGGATTCATGGCGTATTTCCTGACGGTGCATCTCCATGCGCAAGCGGATCAGTGCCTTGCGCAATTCGCGTCGGGTATTGCTCTGGTGCGATTTCGGTTCACTCATGGCATCAATCGCTCACGGTCATTGGCCAGTTCTTCGAGAGTCGCGTGAAACGGCGACGACTCATCGAAAATAGCTGACTTCAGGCGCAATCCGCAGAAGATAGCGGCCAGGAAGTAGAACGTACACAGGCCGATGATTCCGGCCAGTCGATAACTGTCCCACAGAACGATCAGCAGCAATGCCGAGAGTCCGGTCAGCAGCAGCAGACCGAAAACCAGTGCCAGACCGGCGAACAGGAGCAGGCTGACGGTTCGTGCTTTCTGTTCCTGCAACTCAATGCCGAACAGTTCGACATGGGTGTGCAACAGGCCAAGAAAAGCAGCGCCGAGACGCCGTGGTGAAGAGCCCGGAGTTCCCTCGGGCGGTGCTGATTCCGTTCCAAGAGTCATGATGTTAGCGCCTTGTAGCCAGCAGACCGATCAGAAAACCAACACCTGCAGCGATACCGACCGACTGCCAGGGATTGTTCTGAACGTAATCTTCGGTGGCAACGACTGCCGCTTCACCGCGCTCACGCAGCGAGTCTTCGGTAGTCTTCAGCGTCTCTTTGGCACGCAGCAGGCTTTCACGGATCTGAGCACGCAGTTCGTCAGCCTGATCACCTGCCAGGGACGCCGTGTGCGCCAGCAGTTTCTCGGTGTCGGCAACCAGTACCTGAAAGTCGGCTCTCAGGATTTCCTGAGCATTCTGTGCGGTTTCGCGAGCCATGATTTTCTCCGTTTGGGTGGCGTATGGATGTTTCGAGTGCAAGTGATTCCTGAAGGTTCACTTCGATTGCTGCATCGTGACCGATCAGGCGCTTTACAGCCGCTGTACCTTACTCCAAAAGGGCGGGTCAGGAAAAATCAGTGCTGAGCGAGACATTTGGGGGTTCCGTATTTCTGGCCTTTGGCTATGCTCCACACGGGCCATCCCGATCAGGGTCAAAAAGCGCACGCCCAGCCTGGCAATCAACAGGTTTCTGAAAATACCGAGAGGATGGAGAAGGCATGGAGCGGCTGTATTCCCTGCAAGGTCTCAGGGGCATTGCAGTCCTTGGCGTGGTGCTGTTTCACATGATGTCGGTAGAGAGCAAATTTTCCGGCGGCGATATCCTGCTGCCGCCGCTGCTCGACTTCTTCCAGTTGGGGGTCGATCTGTTCTTTGTCATCAGTGGGTTCGTGATGGTGATCGTCAGCCGCGGCCGCTTTCAGAGCGGCGTGGAGGCGCAACGTTTTCTGTTCAACAGGCTATCGCGAATCTACCCCACTTACTGGCTGTATTTCTTCATCACCCTGGCGGTCTATCTGGTGCAGCCAGGCATGGTCAACAGCGGACATGGCTCGTCCAACCTGGTCATGTCGTTCCTGTTGCTGCCCAACGACAAAGTGCTGCTGGTGATGGTTGCCTGGTCGCTGTTGTTCGAGCTGTGGTTCTACGTGGTGTTCTCCGGCTTGCTGTTGTTCCGCGAACGACTTTTGCCGGTGCTGCTGGGTATCTGGGCGCTGGTCATCATCGTCTTCAACGCGCTGGCCGATTGGCAGGACTACTCGCCCGCGCTGAAAATCATCCTGCACCCTTACTCGCTGGAATTCATTATCGGTGCGGCGCTGGCGCTGTTCTTCTATGGTCGACACAGCGTGCGCGTACCTACTGCAGCGGTTTACGCCCTGTTGGGCACGGGGTTGCTGCCGGGCATCGCGCTGATTGGCTATTACCGGCTGTATGACAGTCAGGGCTTGGCACGCATGTTGTTGGTCGGTAGCGTATTTGGTGTGCTGGTGCTGACCCTGGCGTTGCTGGAGCGGCGCAAACGGCTTTCGGTGCCTGGCGCTCTGGTGGTCGTGGGTGACATGTCCTACACGGTCTATCTGTCTCACCTGCTGGTACTTGGCGTTATCGGCCGAATCTGGAGTCTGGTTGGCGCTTGGCCCGAAAGCTATCTGGATAATCTGTTGTTCGCGCTGCTGATGATGGCGGCGGCGGTCTGCTACGGCTGGGTCGGTTATCGCTGTTTCGAGAAGCCGGTACTGGACCGCGCGAATACGTTCAGCAAGCGCCACTTCAAGGCGAATTCAGCGCGGGTGAGCGTTTAGCAAGAAGAGCCTTTGCGGCGACTCGACGTTGTTTCGCACCACGCCTAGAATAGCGTTTGCTTACCCGTATTGATTGCGAGGATGCACGCATGCCACCGGAATGCCAGTTGTTCGGAACCCCGGGATGTCAGCTGTGCGAGATCGCAGAATCGGTGTTGCTGCCGTTTGCGATCGAGCATGGCCTGATGCTTGAACTGATCGATATCAGTGAGGATGAGCAGCTTTTCGAGCGCTACGAGCTGTGCATTCCCGTATTGCGTCGTGTCGACACCGGGGAAGAGCTGGAATGGCCTTTTGACGCGCCCCAGGTGGCGTCATTCCTGGGCAGTTGAGTGCGTCGCCGAGCGGCATTTTCCCTTCTTCATTTCCCTGGACCTGACGCGCATTGAATATCGATACCCGGATCAAATTCCGCCATCTGGTGTGCTTCCTTGAAGTGGCGCGTCAGGGCAGTCTGGCGCGAGCGTCGGATGTATTGTCGATCAGCCAGCCAGCCCTGTCCAAAAGCATCAAGGAACTGGAAACCCTGCTGGCGACCACGCTCTTTGTGCGCAGCAAGAGCGGTGCTGCACTCACCGAAGCAGGCGTCGCGTTCATGCGTTTCGCCGGGCCGAGTGTTCAGGCCCTGCGGGAAGGCGTCAGCAGCCTGCGTTCCGGCGAACATGAAACGGTAACCGCGCGGCTTGGCGTGCTGTCCACGGCCGAAAGTCTGCTGGTGCCGGAGGTGATCAATCGTCTGCATAAGCGGCACCCGGCGCTGATCGTCAGCGTGATGACCGGCCCCAGTGCCTGGCTGTTGTCGCAATTGCGGGTCGGGGAGCTGGATCTGGTGGTCGGCCGCATGACTGACAGCCCGCAGATTCAGGGCCTTGTTTTCGAGCATTTGTATAACGAGTCGATGACCCTGGTGGTGCGCAACGACCATCCGCTGCTGGCCGCGCCGCTCAAGCGTGAAAGTCTGGAGCAGTTCCCGCTGGTGCTGCCGCTTGCCGGCACCACCATCCGCAAGTTCGCCGACAGCCTGTTCGTGCAGTGCGGTATCCAGATGCCGCGTCAGCGCCTTGAAACACTGTCCCTCACGCTGAGCCGCCGATACGTGCAATGCAGCAATGCGATCTGGATTGCGCCGCTGGATGCAGTCTCGCTGGAGTTGAAAGGCGGCACGCTGGTCGAGCTGGACATGGGCATTCGTGAGCCGGGCGGCTCGGTCGGGCTGTGCAGCAACCCGGCCCTGCCACTGACCCGTGCGGCGCAATGGTGTGTGGATGAATTGCGCAGTGTCGGGGAGGCGTATCGTGAGGAGCAGTATCCATAACCATTTGGTTATGGATGGCGGGAGTTATTTCAGTTCTCTATAAGCATGAGTTGCGCGACACTTTGCCGCAGCCTGAAGCGCAAGTGATCGACGCCTGCGCGCTCATAAGAAAAACAAGGAGAACGCCATGTCTGCTGCGGACAACAGCCGCTTCGTCATTCGTGACCGAAACTGGCACCCCAAAGCCCTGACCCCGGACTACAAGACTTCGATCCTGCGCTCACCGCGCCAGGCGCTGGTCAGCATTCCGCAATCCATTTCCGAGGCATCAGGTCCGGATTTCTCGCATCTGACGTTCGGCCAGCATGACAACGACCTGCTGCTCAATTTCAATAACGGCGGTTTGCCCATCGGCGAGCGCATTCTGATTGCCGGTAAGGTTTGTGATCAGTACGGCAAGCCGATTCCCCACACGCTGGTGGAAATCTGGCAAGCCAACGCGGGTGGTCGTTATCGACACAAACGCGATGCCTATCTGGCACCTATCGACCCCAACTTCGGTGGCGTCGGGCGAGCTCTGACCGACAGCGAAGGCAACTACAGCTTTCGCACCGTCAAACCCGGCCCTTACCCTTGGCGCAATGGCCCCAACGACTGGCGTCCGGCTCACGTGCATGTGTCGATCAGCGGCCCGTCGATCGCCACACGGCTGATCACCCAGTTGTATTTCGAAGGTGATCCACTGATTTCGATCTGCCCGATCGTCAAGGCAATCACCAACCCCGATGCGGTGCAGAGCCTGATCGCCCGGCTTGATCTAGCGCTGGGTAACCCGATGGATTGCCTGGCGTACCGCTTTGATATCGTTCTGCGCGGTCAGCGCAAGACCCACTTCGAAAACTGCTGAGGAGGTCGTCATGCCCGTACAACTGTTACAGGAAACCCCTTCGCAAACCGCTGGCCCTTACGTGCATATCGGTCTGGCCCCGCAAGTGGCCGGCAACCCGACGCGCGAGCTGGAAATCTGGAACGAGCTGGCCAGGCCGGACGCGCCGGGTGAGCACATCGTGCTGCTGGGCAATGTCTTCGACGGCAACGGCCACCTGATCCGCGATGCGTATCTGGAGTTCTGGCAGGCCGATCATCAAGGTATTTATGACAGCGCGTTTCACCCGGACCGGCCGTTCAATGGCTTTGGCCGCACCGCGACTACCGACGATGGTCAGTGGATGCTGAAAACCGTGAAACCGGGGTCGGTGCGCAATGCGGCGGGTGTGCCGATGGCGTCCCACATCAACGTGTCGCTGTTCGCCCGTGGCATCAATATTCATCTGCAGACGCGGCTGTATTTCGACGATGAAGCACAGGCCAATGCCATCGACCCGGTGCTGAACC contains:
- the pcaH gene encoding protocatechuate 3,4-dioxygenase subunit beta — translated: MSAADNSRFVIRDRNWHPKALTPDYKTSILRSPRQALVSIPQSISEASGPDFSHLTFGQHDNDLLLNFNNGGLPIGERILIAGKVCDQYGKPIPHTLVEIWQANAGGRYRHKRDAYLAPIDPNFGGVGRALTDSEGNYSFRTVKPGPYPWRNGPNDWRPAHVHVSISGPSIATRLITQLYFEGDPLISICPIVKAITNPDAVQSLIARLDLALGNPMDCLAYRFDIVLRGQRKTHFENC
- the pcaG gene encoding protocatechuate 3,4-dioxygenase subunit alpha — translated: MPVQLLQETPSQTAGPYVHIGLAPQVAGNPTRELEIWNELARPDAPGEHIVLLGNVFDGNGHLIRDAYLEFWQADHQGIYDSAFHPDRPFNGFGRTATTDDGQWMLKTVKPGSVRNAAGVPMASHINVSLFARGINIHLQTRLYFDDEAQANAIDPVLNLIEQPPRRETLIARRCMHDGQLAYRFDIRVQGEDETVFFDF
- a CDS encoding glutaredoxin family protein encodes the protein MPPECQLFGTPGCQLCEIAESVLLPFAIEHGLMLELIDISEDEQLFERYELCIPVLRRVDTGEELEWPFDAPQVASFLGS
- a CDS encoding phage holin family protein, which encodes MTLGTESAPPEGTPGSSPRRLGAAFLGLLHTHVELFGIELQEQKARTVSLLLFAGLALVFGLLLLTGLSALLLIVLWDSYRLAGIIGLCTFYFLAAIFCGLRLKSAIFDESSPFHATLEELANDRERLMP
- a CDS encoding DUF883 family protein, which produces MARETAQNAQEILRADFQVLVADTEKLLAHTASLAGDQADELRAQIRESLLRAKETLKTTEDSLRERGEAAVVATEDYVQNNPWQSVGIAAGVGFLIGLLATRR
- a CDS encoding acyltransferase family protein codes for the protein MERLYSLQGLRGIAVLGVVLFHMMSVESKFSGGDILLPPLLDFFQLGVDLFFVISGFVMVIVSRGRFQSGVEAQRFLFNRLSRIYPTYWLYFFITLAVYLVQPGMVNSGHGSSNLVMSFLLLPNDKVLLVMVAWSLLFELWFYVVFSGLLLFRERLLPVLLGIWALVIIVFNALADWQDYSPALKIILHPYSLEFIIGAALALFFYGRHSVRVPTAAVYALLGTGLLPGIALIGYYRLYDSQGLARMLLVGSVFGVLVLTLALLERRKRLSVPGALVVVGDMSYTVYLSHLLVLGVIGRIWSLVGAWPESYLDNLLFALLMMAAAVCYGWVGYRCFEKPVLDRANTFSKRHFKANSARVSV
- the pcaQ gene encoding pca operon transcription factor PcaQ, with product MNIDTRIKFRHLVCFLEVARQGSLARASDVLSISQPALSKSIKELETLLATTLFVRSKSGAALTEAGVAFMRFAGPSVQALREGVSSLRSGEHETVTARLGVLSTAESLLVPEVINRLHKRHPALIVSVMTGPSAWLLSQLRVGELDLVVGRMTDSPQIQGLVFEHLYNESMTLVVRNDHPLLAAPLKRESLEQFPLVLPLAGTTIRKFADSLFVQCGIQMPRQRLETLSLTLSRRYVQCSNAIWIAPLDAVSLELKGGTLVELDMGIREPGGSVGLCSNPALPLTRAAQWCVDELRSVGEAYREEQYP